From Etheostoma cragini isolate CJK2018 chromosome 1, CSU_Ecrag_1.0, whole genome shotgun sequence, a single genomic window includes:
- the hdc gene encoding histidine decarboxylase isoform X1 — protein MQAEEYNRRGKELVDYITRYLSSIRERRVIPDVKPGYMKELLPDTAPTEPEDWETIFNDIEKVIMPGVVHWQSPHMHAYYPSLTSWPSMLGDMLADAINCVGFTWASSPACTELEMNVMDWLCKALGLPSFFLHHHPDSRGGGILQSTVSESTLVALLAARKDKFLQLQAELDQDVDDSALNSRLVAYASDQAHSSVEKAGLISLVKIRFLPTDEQLSLKGDTLKQAIQEDRRRGLVPFMLCATLGTTGVCAFDKLSELGPVCAEEGLWLHVDAAYAGSAYFCPELRWSLEGIELAHSFVFNPSKWMMVHFDCTAFWVKDKYKLQQTFTVDPVYLRHENSQAATDFMHWQIPLSRRFRSLKLWFVMRSFGLKSLQAHIRHGIEMAKLLESHIKSDPNFEVPAERHLGLVVFCLKGGNALTQELLRRLTRSGTMYLIPADIHTKRIIRFTVTSQFTTAEDILKDWSIISKTASTLLAETQALNNADQPKLVKDEEIEENSDTRSEEREDAAFGMDKAQVELWIDKAWNRSRRPMRSLSCSSEPLPYTCNGPLSGYNFETRPRIKDAAGALPSTPSTAGSGPLFKITEMPSNILGKQVLKKLTKFYSVPSFCNQWVQCGPHQLCCPVKVSQATPKHLSSTCRRMNCMTSSTVANTAPSPTTLETATAPELL, from the exons ATGCAGGCTGAGGAATACAATCGCAGAG GTAAGGAGCTGGTGGACTACATCACACGGTATCTGAGCTCCATCAGGGAGAGGAGGGTGATTCCAGATGTGAAGCCAGGTTACATGAAGGAGCTTCTCCCCGACACAGCACCCACAGAGCCGGAGGACTGGGAGACTATTTTCAACGACATCGAGAAAGTCATCATGCCAGGA GTGGTTCACTGGCAGAGCCCTCATATGCACGCCTACTACCCTAGTCTGACTTCATGGCCCTCTATGCTTGGAGACATGCTGGCTGACGCCATTAACTGTGTGGGATTCACCTGG gcCTCCAGCCCAGCATGTACCGAATTGgaaatgaatgtaatggactGGTTGTGTAAAGCACTGGGGCTCCCCTCCTTCTTCCTGCATCACCATCCTGACAGCAGAGGTGGAGGCATACTGCAG AGTACAGTCAGTGAGAGCACACTGGTTGCTCTGCTGGCAGCCCGGAAAGACAAATTTTTGCAGCTGCAGGCTGAGCTCGACCAGGACGTGGACGATTCGGCCCTAAATTCTAGACTGGTGGCTTACGCTTCAGATCAG GCTCATTCCTCAGTTGAGAAGGCAGGTCTGATCTCTCTGGTGAAGATCAGGTTTCTGCCCACTGATGAGCAGTTGTCTCTGAAAGGAGACACGCTGAAACAAGCCATACAAGAAGACAGGCGAAGGGGACTGGTCCCTTTCATG ttGTGTGCAACTTTGGGAACTACGGGAGTGTGTGCTTTCGACAAGCTGTCTGAACTGGGACcagttt GTGCAGAAGAAGGACTGTGGCTCCATGTTGATGCTGCGTACGCTGGCTCGGCCTACTTCTGTCCTGAGCTCCGCTGGTCCCTGGAGGGCATTGAATTGGCTCACTCTTTTGTCTTCAACCCCTCCAAGTGGATGATGGTCCACTTTGACTGCACAGCATTCTG GGTAAAGGACAAATATAAGCTCCAACAGACGTTCACAGTTGATCCTGTTTACCTCAGACATGAAAACTCACAGGCAGCCACGGACTTTATG CATTGGCAAATTCCCCTGAGCCGACGTTTTCGTTCCCTCAAACTCTGGTTTGTTATGCGATCCTTTGGACTGAAAAGCCTCCAGGCTCATATCAGACAC GGGATTGAGATGGCTAAACTCTTGGAGTCTCACATAAAGAGTGACCCAAATTTTGAGGTCCCCGCTGAGAGGCACCTTGGCCTGGTGGTGTTCTGCCTGAAA GGTGGAAATGCTTTGACCCAGGAGCTGCTGAGGAGACTAACCCGGTCAGGCACAATGTACCTCATCCCTGCTGACATTCACACCAAGCGTATCATCCGATTCACAGTGACCTCACAGTTCACTACCGCAGAGGACATCCTTAAGGACTGGAGCATCATCTCCAAAACGGCTTCCACTCTTCTGGCTGAGACACAGGCACTGAATAATGCAGACCAACCAAAATTAGTGAAAGATGAGGAGATAGAAGAAAACTCAGATACCAGGTctgaggagagagaggatgCCGCCTTCGGGATGGACAAGGCTCAAGTGGAGCTGTGGATTGACAAGGCTTGGAATCGATCTAGAAGACCGATGCGCTCTCTTAGCTGCAGCAGCGAGCCTCTGCCTTACACTTGCAACGGGCCGCTGTCTGGCTACAACTTTGAAACAAGGCCTAGAATTAAAGATGCTGCAGGCGCCCTCCCCAGCACGCCATCAACGGCAGGATCTGGTCCTCTGTTTAAGATAACAGAGATGCCTTCAAATATTCTGGGTAAACAGGTCCTGAAAAAGCTCACAAAGTTCTACAGCGTGCCCAGTTTCTGCAACCAGTGGGTGCAATGTGGCCCACACCAGCTGTGCTGCCCTGTGAAGGTTTCACAGGCAACCCCAAAACACTTGTCCTCCACCTGCAGAAGAATGAACTGTATGACTTCTTCTACTGTAGCCAACACAGCTCCCTCTCCTACTACTCTGGAAACTGCCACTGCACCCGAGCTCCTGTAA
- the hdc gene encoding histidine decarboxylase isoform X2, whose translation MKELLPDTAPTEPEDWETIFNDIEKVIMPGVVHWQSPHMHAYYPSLTSWPSMLGDMLADAINCVGFTWASSPACTELEMNVMDWLCKALGLPSFFLHHHPDSRGGGILQSTVSESTLVALLAARKDKFLQLQAELDQDVDDSALNSRLVAYASDQAHSSVEKAGLISLVKIRFLPTDEQLSLKGDTLKQAIQEDRRRGLVPFMLCATLGTTGVCAFDKLSELGPVCAEEGLWLHVDAAYAGSAYFCPELRWSLEGIELAHSFVFNPSKWMMVHFDCTAFWVKDKYKLQQTFTVDPVYLRHENSQAATDFMHWQIPLSRRFRSLKLWFVMRSFGLKSLQAHIRHGIEMAKLLESHIKSDPNFEVPAERHLGLVVFCLKGGNALTQELLRRLTRSGTMYLIPADIHTKRIIRFTVTSQFTTAEDILKDWSIISKTASTLLAETQALNNADQPKLVKDEEIEENSDTRSEEREDAAFGMDKAQVELWIDKAWNRSRRPMRSLSCSSEPLPYTCNGPLSGYNFETRPRIKDAAGALPSTPSTAGSGPLFKITEMPSNILGKQVLKKLTKFYSVPSFCNQWVQCGPHQLCCPVKVSQATPKHLSSTCRRMNCMTSSTVANTAPSPTTLETATAPELL comes from the exons ATGAAGGAGCTTCTCCCCGACACAGCACCCACAGAGCCGGAGGACTGGGAGACTATTTTCAACGACATCGAGAAAGTCATCATGCCAGGA GTGGTTCACTGGCAGAGCCCTCATATGCACGCCTACTACCCTAGTCTGACTTCATGGCCCTCTATGCTTGGAGACATGCTGGCTGACGCCATTAACTGTGTGGGATTCACCTGG gcCTCCAGCCCAGCATGTACCGAATTGgaaatgaatgtaatggactGGTTGTGTAAAGCACTGGGGCTCCCCTCCTTCTTCCTGCATCACCATCCTGACAGCAGAGGTGGAGGCATACTGCAG AGTACAGTCAGTGAGAGCACACTGGTTGCTCTGCTGGCAGCCCGGAAAGACAAATTTTTGCAGCTGCAGGCTGAGCTCGACCAGGACGTGGACGATTCGGCCCTAAATTCTAGACTGGTGGCTTACGCTTCAGATCAG GCTCATTCCTCAGTTGAGAAGGCAGGTCTGATCTCTCTGGTGAAGATCAGGTTTCTGCCCACTGATGAGCAGTTGTCTCTGAAAGGAGACACGCTGAAACAAGCCATACAAGAAGACAGGCGAAGGGGACTGGTCCCTTTCATG ttGTGTGCAACTTTGGGAACTACGGGAGTGTGTGCTTTCGACAAGCTGTCTGAACTGGGACcagttt GTGCAGAAGAAGGACTGTGGCTCCATGTTGATGCTGCGTACGCTGGCTCGGCCTACTTCTGTCCTGAGCTCCGCTGGTCCCTGGAGGGCATTGAATTGGCTCACTCTTTTGTCTTCAACCCCTCCAAGTGGATGATGGTCCACTTTGACTGCACAGCATTCTG GGTAAAGGACAAATATAAGCTCCAACAGACGTTCACAGTTGATCCTGTTTACCTCAGACATGAAAACTCACAGGCAGCCACGGACTTTATG CATTGGCAAATTCCCCTGAGCCGACGTTTTCGTTCCCTCAAACTCTGGTTTGTTATGCGATCCTTTGGACTGAAAAGCCTCCAGGCTCATATCAGACAC GGGATTGAGATGGCTAAACTCTTGGAGTCTCACATAAAGAGTGACCCAAATTTTGAGGTCCCCGCTGAGAGGCACCTTGGCCTGGTGGTGTTCTGCCTGAAA GGTGGAAATGCTTTGACCCAGGAGCTGCTGAGGAGACTAACCCGGTCAGGCACAATGTACCTCATCCCTGCTGACATTCACACCAAGCGTATCATCCGATTCACAGTGACCTCACAGTTCACTACCGCAGAGGACATCCTTAAGGACTGGAGCATCATCTCCAAAACGGCTTCCACTCTTCTGGCTGAGACACAGGCACTGAATAATGCAGACCAACCAAAATTAGTGAAAGATGAGGAGATAGAAGAAAACTCAGATACCAGGTctgaggagagagaggatgCCGCCTTCGGGATGGACAAGGCTCAAGTGGAGCTGTGGATTGACAAGGCTTGGAATCGATCTAGAAGACCGATGCGCTCTCTTAGCTGCAGCAGCGAGCCTCTGCCTTACACTTGCAACGGGCCGCTGTCTGGCTACAACTTTGAAACAAGGCCTAGAATTAAAGATGCTGCAGGCGCCCTCCCCAGCACGCCATCAACGGCAGGATCTGGTCCTCTGTTTAAGATAACAGAGATGCCTTCAAATATTCTGGGTAAACAGGTCCTGAAAAAGCTCACAAAGTTCTACAGCGTGCCCAGTTTCTGCAACCAGTGGGTGCAATGTGGCCCACACCAGCTGTGCTGCCCTGTGAAGGTTTCACAGGCAACCCCAAAACACTTGTCCTCCACCTGCAGAAGAATGAACTGTATGACTTCTTCTACTGTAGCCAACACAGCTCCCTCTCCTACTACTCTGGAAACTGCCACTGCACCCGAGCTCCTGTAA
- the LOC117947432 gene encoding very long-chain acyl-CoA synthetase-like — MIAYILYTVLAGLALLLPLLYLRNPYIFHDINYTITAIKIAIRMSKFKKQKPFYSMLDCFLDRVARQPHKKFIVFEESSYTYSQADRESNRVARALSEHGQLKEGDTVALFLGNEPQFVWIWLALCKLGCTASLLNSNIRSKSLLHCFSCCEAKVLVAGADLQGAVEEVLPSLNQQGVRVFILSEECDVDGIESLSDKIQQASDQPLSPQLRANINLKSPALYIYTSGTTGLPKAAVINHERLWLASFVQAVAGVRSDDIIYVYLPLYHSSGFLMGLCGAIEKGITVVLRRKFSASHFWNDCRKYNVTVIQYIGEIMRYLCNTPKRDNDRDHKVRLALGNGIRADTWTDFLQRFGDICIVECYGATEGNVGFVNYAGKVGAIGKENFLHKMGCPYALIRYDTEKEEPVKDSRGFCIEVPRGETGLLVAKIAERSPFIGYAKNGQQTEKKKVRDVFVKGDLYFNSGDLLKIDNEGFVFFQDRIGDTFRWKGENVATTEVADHLLMVDCIKEANVYGVKVPGHEGRIGMAALTLKENMDFDGEAAYQHVKNFLPSYARPRFIRIQDALVVTGTFKQMKVKLGEEGFNPAVIRDPLFYLEDNKGYVPMTQEIFNSIAEGRIRL; from the exons ATGATTGCATATATTTTATACACCGTTCTTGCAGGTTTGGCACTTTTGCTGCCGTTGCTCTACCTGAGAAACCCTTATATTTTTCATGATATAAATTACACGATAACTGCGATTAAAATTGCCATACGCATGAGCAAATTCAAGAAGCAGAAACCcttttacagtatgttggaTTGTTTTCTGGATCGAGTGGCGAGGCAGCCGCATAAGAAGTTCATAGTTTTCGAGGAGAGCTCCTACACTTACAGCCAAGCCGACAGAGAAAGCAACCGAGTGGCCAGAGCTCTGTCCGAGCATGGCCAGCTGAAGGAGGGGGACACGGTGGCTCTCTTCCTGGGCAACGAGCCTCAGTTTGTGTGGATCTGGCTCGCGCTGTGCAAGCTGGGATGCACAGCTTCTTTACTGAACAGCAACATCCGATCCAAATCTTTGCTGCACTGCTTTTCTTGCTGTGAAGCCAAGGTCCTGGTTGCTGGCGCTG ACTTGCAAGGGGCTGTAGAGGAGGTGTTGCCTTCCCTGAACCAGCAGGGCGTCCGTGTGTTTATCCTCAGCGAGGAATGTGATGTGGACGGCATTGAAAGCCTCTCTGATAAAATTCAGCAGGCCTCAGACCAGCCTCTGTCACCGCAGCTGAGGGCCAACATTAACCTAAAGAGTCCTGCCCTGTACATCTACACCTCAGGGACCACAG GGCTTCCCAAGGCAGCTGTAATCAACCATGAGCGGCTATGGCTGGCATCTTTTGTTCAGGCTGTTGCTGGCGTACGTTCAGACGATATCATCTACGTTTACCTGCCTCTTTACCACAGTTCTGGCTTTTTGATGGGACTTTGTGGAGCCATAGAAAAAG GTATCACTGTTGTTTTAAGACGTAAATTCTCAGCCTCTCACTTCTGGAATGACTGTAGAAAGTACAATGTAACTGTTATTCAGTACATTGGAGAAATAATGCGCTACCTCTGCAACACACCAAAG AGAGACAATGACAGAGATCATAAAGTCCGATTGGCTTTAGGGAACGGGATAAGGGCCGACACCTGGACTGATTTCCTGCAGCGATTTGGGGACATATGCATCGTTGAATGCTACGGAGCGACAGAAGGAAATGTTGGCTTTGTTAACTACGCTGGCAAAGTTGGAGCTATTGGCAAAGAGAATTTTCTCCACAAA atgGGATGTCCGTATGCCCTCATAAGGTacgacacagagaaagaggagccAGTCAAAGACTCCCGAGGGTTTTGCATTGAAGTCCCCAGAG GAGAGACCGGTTTGTTGGTGGCTAAGATCGCAGAAAGATCACCTTTTATCGGGTACGCCAAGAACGGTcagcagacagagaagaagaaggtgagAGATGTGTTTGTGAAGGGAGACCTCTACTTTAACAGTGGCGACCTTCTGAAGATAGACAATGAGGGATTTGTCTTCTTTCAAGACCGCATTGGAGACACTTTCAG GTGGAAAGGAGAAAATGTGGCAACCACAGAGGTGGCTGATCATTTGCTCATGGTGGACTGCATTAAAGAGGCTAATGTCTACGGTGTGAAGGTGCCAG GACACGAGGGAAGAATTGGAATGGCAGCGCTGACGCTCAAAGAAAACATGGACTTTGACGGCGAAGCTGCATATCAGCACGTCAAAAACTTCCTCCCCAGCTATGCAAGACCACGCTTCATCCGCATACAG GATGCTCTGGTTGTAACTGGGACGTTTAAGCAAATGAAGGTGAAGCTGGGAGAGGAGGGATTTAACCCGGCCGTCATCAGGGACCCTTTGTTCTACCTGGAGGACAACAAGGGCTACGTACCTATGACTCAGGAGATATTCAACTCCATCGCAGAAGGAAGAATCAGGCTGTGA